Proteins found in one uncultured Methanobrevibacter sp. genomic segment:
- a CDS encoding InlB B-repeat-containing protein: MYAHWKQTYSVTYYPNFPEGATTSGAAPTDATDYNFGASATVLGVNTMTATGYTFSGWNTAADGRGTDYAADASITMNAN; this comes from the coding sequence TTGTATGCGCATTGGAAACAAACTTACAGTGTGACCTATTATCCCAACTTCCCGGAAGGAGCCACAACGAGTGGAGCCGCTCCAACAGATGCCACTGATTACAATTTTGGAGCTTCCGCAACGGTGCTCGGAGTGAATACAATGACAGCTACAGGTTATACATTCTCGGGTTGGAACACGGCTGCTGACGGTAGAGGTACAGACTATGCCGCAGACGCAAGCATTACCATGAATGCCAACT